From Amycolatopsis sp. YIM 10, the proteins below share one genomic window:
- a CDS encoding vWA domain-containing protein, with the protein MTTQPAQTQQSASLKYAVDIVLCIDATDSVGPTLDNVKHSALSFPNRLAQEMASKGRGISSLRLKVIAFRDFGDHPDDALTQTPFLAIPDQLGEFERAVRELAPTGGGDLPESGLEALALAMDSDWETGLDRRRHVIVMFTDAAAHPLGDPRQTRAHNYPPKTPRTLDGLFQRWGHAQSRNSAMENSAKRLLLFAPEEYPWNDIAEDWNHTLYFPSTAGEGLEEWEMDEIIATIANSL; encoded by the coding sequence ATGACCACACAGCCTGCTCAGACCCAGCAGTCCGCCAGCCTGAAGTACGCCGTGGACATCGTCTTGTGCATCGACGCGACTGACAGTGTGGGCCCCACCCTGGACAACGTCAAGCACAGCGCGCTCTCCTTCCCGAACCGCCTGGCCCAGGAGATGGCGAGCAAGGGACGCGGCATCAGCAGCCTCCGGCTCAAGGTCATCGCCTTCCGCGACTTCGGCGACCATCCGGACGACGCGCTGACCCAGACGCCCTTCCTCGCCATTCCCGATCAGCTGGGCGAGTTCGAGCGTGCCGTGCGGGAACTGGCCCCCACCGGCGGTGGCGACCTGCCGGAATCCGGTTTGGAGGCGCTCGCGCTCGCGATGGACTCCGACTGGGAGACCGGATTGGACCGGCGGCGGCACGTGATCGTCATGTTCACCGACGCGGCCGCGCATCCGCTGGGCGACCCGCGGCAGACCAGGGCCCACAACTACCCGCCGAAGACGCCGCGCACGCTGGACGGCCTGTTCCAGCGCTGGGGGCACGCCCAGAGCCGGAACTCCGCGATGGAGAACTCGGCCAAGCGGCTGCTGCTGTTCGCTCCGGAGGAATACCCGTGGAACGACATCGCCGAGGACTGGAACCACACGCTCTACTTCCCGTCGACGGCGGGAGAAGGGCTCGAAGAATGGGAGATGGACGAGATCATCGCCACCATCGCCAACAGCCTCTGA